The genomic segment GCCGAAAAATTTGCAGGGCAAAATATCAGGATGTTATTTGCCATCAAAGTAGGTGAAGCATATATTTATCGCTTCAAAATGATGCATGGCATGGAAAAAGAATGCCTGGAGCGTGCTCTCGACATTGCCTGCGAATTAAAAGATTCCACTCTCAGGGCAGAGGCTATGCATGAACTCGCAGAACTTCGCATTTCTGAGAAAAATTACATAAAAGCAAGAAATCGGCTGCATCGGGCACTTGAGCTGGTACCTCCACAAAAAAAACTGGCCAAAGCTGAATATAATAAAGATCTTGCCAGAGTTTATCTAGCCATGAATATGCTTGATTCAGCTTTATACTATACGGACATAGCCTTGCAAGACGGACATTCGTATAACTTTAAAATGACATGCAATATACTCAGAGGTAATATATTTCTGAAAATGCACCGCTTAAAAGAAGCAGAGTCTATTTTTATGAAAGATATTGAAAAGCTTTCCCTAAAAGAGAGACAAGGTGTATATCATAAACTATCTTTGTTGAAAAAGGAGAAGAAAGATTTTCAATCCGCATGTGAATATGCGGAAAAGAGTATCCGTTGCAGAGATTCTCTTGAGATGAACAATAAGGCAGGATACATTAGCAACCTGAATGCTTTTCAGGAACACGAACGCCAACAGAGAAGAATTGCCCAAATGAACATAGAACTTTCAGAACATGAGCTCTCTTATTACAGGCTGGCTATCCTCTTATCTTTCATCTTGCTTTCGGGAACATCACTAGTTTTCCGTATAAAACAATCCAAGAAAAAAGTTGAGATGTCTCTAAAGGAAAAGGAACTGGCAATGGTTCGTCTCCAAAATAGCCAGTGGGAAACAGAAATAAAGTATTTGCAGGAAAAGCATGATCGTGAAGCTATCGAAATAGAATCACTAAATCAGAGCGTTGAATATTACAAGCGCCTGAATGCCTTAACCGTACCTATTCTGATGAAAAGCCAGAATTCGCAAGGAGCTATGCATATGAAAAAGGAAGAATGGGATATTATCATACAGAACACGAATGCATGTTTCAATGATTTCACTCTTCGTTTGGAAAAAGCATATCCGCAACTTACATTAGAAGAAATACGTTTTGCATGTCTATTGAAGATGGAGTTCTCGCTCTCCTTACTTTCGGAAATCTATCATATAGCTAAAGGAAGCATTTCAAGAAAGAAAATGCGTCTGAAAGAAAAAATGCAAATTGAGAATATGACTTTGGATGATTTCATAAAACAGTTCTAAAAGCTCGCTGTGAATAATTTTATTTTAGGCAAAACCTTCCTCCACCCATTACCGGCCCGGAGGTGCGTGCAAGTTGCCTTTAAATGTACATCACATAACCAAATAATCATCTGCATATCAATATATTGCTCATTCAAGATGTCCATCACAGATGTTTTAATCTCTTACTATAAGGAGTTAATTTTGCAACAAAATCATCAATAATATATAATTTTATATGTGAACGTATGAAAAGAGTAACAAGAATTTTATTCACATGCATCCTATTACCTTTGGCAGCCTGCAAATTGTCTGCGAAATCCGTAGCTCAGGACAGTATACGTCCCTACTCTCCCTACACCTTCAGAGAGAAGGAGAATTATCCTGAAACTACCGGATACTGGTACATCGGTGCGGGTTATTCCGTACCATTCATGTTCGGTGACATGAGCTCACTGACAAACAAACATGATTTTTGGGGTAACAAAGTTTCCCTCAAGCCCGGTTACAAGTTTTCACCATTTTTTGGAATCGAAATGGGAGTATCCGTAGGCCGAATGCGCGGCTTCTCACCTCGGTCAGCGGAGAACTTTCGCCTTGGAACGGAGGATGCTATGACTTATTATCCTTATACTATATTAGGAGGAAAGGATAATTACCAGACAGCCCCTGACAACGCGGGCATATGGGAGAATCAAGGAAACAATGTCTATATCAAGTCAGTTCCCTATTCGCAAATCTACAGTGAATCACGTTACTGGGAAGTTTCGTTACAGGCAGTGTTCAATTTCAACCGCCTTTTTGGCCACGTACCCGAAGGACGTGAACAGCCCATATCACTGTTGGTAAAGCCGGGAATCTACCTGCAAAAATTTCACGCGCAAGCACACTCCCTGAGTGATAAAAGTCGAATATCTCCCAAGCAACGCCCCTTGTCAATCGGGTTGGGTGGTGACCTCGCAGTTCATTTTGCACTTACGCAAAAGCTGGGACTGGAGATAAGCAGCGGTCTGGTGTGGGTCAACAAACGAGAATTCGACGGCATACGTACTATACGGCACAGCCATGACGACTTCATCTGGCAGAACGGCGTATCGCTTTTTTGGAAATTCCGCCGGAATAAACCACAACTCCATTCCACACCGACTGCAATAGAAGTGTTGCCTGCTGCGACCCTATTGACAAATCCCTTCTCGAACGGAGAGTTCGCTTTCGACTACCTGCAACCTGACACAGTCATACGTAAGGAACGTTCCCTGAGTCGACAGGCACACTTGTACTTCCCTGTTTCGAAATGGGACATACGACCTGAGTTGGGAGACAATCTGAAAGAACTGGGAAAAATAGCTACAGCTTTCCAAGAGCTTACCAACGATGAGGATATCTACATCAGCTCCATTTCCATTGACGGATATGCCTCGCCCGAAGGACCGCATGATTTCAATATCCTACTCAGCCAAAACCGCGCAAAGGCCATCGCCTCCCACATTGCCAAAAACTTCAATTATCCCGAAAGCCAGATTCAGAGCCGAGGCCACGCCGAAGACTGGAATGGACTTGAGCGCCTGTTACAGGCCTGGGAAAATCCTGAAAAAGAACGTGCACTTGCCATTCTCCGGAGTGATGCGGATGTGGAGACACGTCAAAACAAACTTGCACATTTGGCAGCTTACAGAAGCATGCTGAACGAGTTATATCCGCAGTTAAGACGCAACGAATATACTTTTCATTACACGATTGTTCCATTTACCATTGAACGAGCAACGCGACTTATACATACACAACCGGAGAAACTCAGTGTGGAAGAAATGATAGCCGTAACCAACTGCTACCCGATGTATTCCGAAGCATTCAATGAGTGTGCGGGCATCGCCTTCAAGTTCTATCCAGAAGCCCCGATAGCACGCATCTACATGGCCGCCATCGCATTGCATAAAAATGACACCAGCATGGCTACCGCTTACCTGTCACACCTCTTGGATGACTATCGGGCATGGAACCTCCTGGGAGTTTGTGCAGCACTTGAAAATAATCCAACAAAGGCATCACACTATTTTCACATGGCTGCCGAAAAAGGTGACACCGCCGCTATCGCTAACCAAAAAAGACTGGGAAGCCGCTGATGCTTCCTGATCAGATATTCCAAACATCAATTTCTATCAATAAAAGTATACCGAAATGAAACGGAAAAAGACCATATTTGTCATAGAAAGCCTGCTGGGACTACTTATACTGGTCACAGCCTGTCACAAAGAAGATATAAGCACTTTATACAGTCGCCAATATCAATTGTCAGCCGAGATTACCGGGATCAACGCGGAGATTCTACGCATTAACAATGAAATCGTAGAACTGAAAAATCTCTATACCATTCTGGCAAACAAACCTACCGTTACCGGATTTGACTACCGAATTGTAGAAAATAACGGACAAAAGGATACCATAGGAGTAGACATAACATTGGATACCTACAAGTTCTTCATTCCCTATGGACGCGACGGTAAAAACGGAACGGACGGACGCTCCCCTGTTGTGGGCATCAGTGATGATGGCTACTGGATTATCAATGGCGTGAAAACCCAAGATAAAGCCCTTGGCGACAAGGGTGACAAGGGCGACAAGGGCGATCCCGGAAAGGACGGAATAAACGGAGATACTCCCCTTATCAGTGCCGCCAAAGACCCTGACAACCCCGCAGACGAAAACTACTATTGGACCATCAAGTACCCGAAAGAGAATAACTATACATTCATATTGGACGGCGGGCAAAAAATAAAAGCCACTGGACCCAAAGGAGACAAAGGAGAAACTCTGTCGGTGGATCCAATCATCGAAAGTGTGGTGAAAGCAGATGACGGTACCTCAATCACCATCAACCTGCACGATGGCACCTCCTACAATATCCCCTTGCTGGGAATTAACTTCAAGCTTAAGCCGGGAAACCTTGCACTGAAAGATCATAATGGAGTGGATTCCATTATCGTATTTCTTCGTGAAGGGCATACCATCAGCGTGCCGTATACTAGTTCAAACAATGTGGAACGTATCGAAGCAATGCTCCCCGCAGGCTGGAGTGCTACCGCCGATATCAGCCCCACTGATTCAACCAAGCGTATCATACACATAACTTCACCCAGGTTAATGGATCTGGACCGCGCACAATTTGAAGGTGGTGCAACCTTTATCGCATTCGACCAGAAAGGGGCCTCCCTGACGCAATACATAAAACTAAAGTTGAACAAGTACATCTATATGAGCTTTTTCTACAATGAATTGAATGCTGTGGAATTGAACCGTCCCAACAGTCCCTTCAATGAACTGAAGTGGACAGAGAATCATCATCTCCTCATCGAGTTTTATGAACTGACTAACCGGCAGTTTGAACTCAAAGGACGCTTTCCGGCAGGAATAAACACAAATGAACCGCTGACACCCAGTCTGTCCGATTACCCTTCGTTTATCTTCAATAAAGCCGATAAGGATGTAGACAAACAATTCAAGATCAACGCTTTCCTCTTCCGCCCCGATTC from the Bacteroides eggerthii genome contains:
- a CDS encoding tetratricopeptide repeat protein codes for the protein MRLGTYLIALMLVMCLFSCGHQQSNIYSPSLLVLEDSLETMPEKSLRQILDMDTTTLRKSDKVFYYYLLVKAKMLVPDIPALPDKSDLALSHFAEQKDSSRLCQLYFFLGRIYAGRYAFLRANAFYNQAEKFAGQNIRMLFAIKVGEAYIYRFKMMHGMEKECLERALDIACELKDSTLRAEAMHELAELRISEKNYIKARNRLHRALELVPPQKKLAKAEYNKDLARVYLAMNMLDSALYYTDIALQDGHSYNFKMTCNILRGNIFLKMHRLKEAESIFMKDIEKLSLKERQGVYHKLSLLKKEKKDFQSACEYAEKSIRCRDSLEMNNKAGYISNLNAFQEHERQQRRIAQMNIELSEHELSYYRLAILLSFILLSGTSLVFRIKQSKKKVEMSLKEKELAMVRLQNSQWETEIKYLQEKHDREAIEIESLNQSVEYYKRLNALTVPILMKSQNSQGAMHMKKEEWDIIIQNTNACFNDFTLRLEKAYPQLTLEEIRFACLLKMEFSLSLLSEIYHIAKGSISRKKMRLKEKMQIENMTLDDFIKQF
- a CDS encoding PL29 family lyase N-terminal domain-containing protein, which encodes MKRKKTIFVIESLLGLLILVTACHKEDISTLYSRQYQLSAEITGINAEILRINNEIVELKNLYTILANKPTVTGFDYRIVENNGQKDTIGVDITLDTYKFFIPYGRDGKNGTDGRSPVVGISDDGYWIINGVKTQDKALGDKGDKGDKGDPGKDGINGDTPLISAAKDPDNPADENYYWTIKYPKENNYTFILDGGQKIKATGPKGDKGETLSVDPIIESVVKADDGTSITINLHDGTSYNIPLLGINFKLKPGNLALKDHNGVDSIIVFLREGHTISVPYTSSNNVERIEAMLPAGWSATADISPTDSTKRIIHITSPRLMDLDRAQFEGGATFIAFDQKGASLTQYIKLKLNKYIYMSFFYNELNAVELNRPNSPFNELKWTENHHLLIEFYELTNRQFELKGRFPAGINTNEPLTPSLSDYPSFIFNKADKDVDKQFKINAFLFRPDSVNLSNISGNDSPDGRVIFANQYTASDNEIYMRPVPYDTYIVQYSYSLNNGSNNELIRIRRAATKYKVHLFKASEFLGIDKDDFDYKKVTILLTQQSQLLSAVYKAYNRVPYVAQGNTMTYDPVTDQLECVFCTLGAANSSIGLNFYYDKEGKKRWEPSSLASVLLRPDWEANMYVNHSGEPFPGAGSSYDNYVGYTNNGEGNTRYGGGRVYTPENSSQQFVPRTLPDLK
- a CDS encoding OmpA family protein encodes the protein MKRVTRILFTCILLPLAACKLSAKSVAQDSIRPYSPYTFREKENYPETTGYWYIGAGYSVPFMFGDMSSLTNKHDFWGNKVSLKPGYKFSPFFGIEMGVSVGRMRGFSPRSAENFRLGTEDAMTYYPYTILGGKDNYQTAPDNAGIWENQGNNVYIKSVPYSQIYSESRYWEVSLQAVFNFNRLFGHVPEGREQPISLLVKPGIYLQKFHAQAHSLSDKSRISPKQRPLSIGLGGDLAVHFALTQKLGLEISSGLVWVNKREFDGIRTIRHSHDDFIWQNGVSLFWKFRRNKPQLHSTPTAIEVLPAATLLTNPFSNGEFAFDYLQPDTVIRKERSLSRQAHLYFPVSKWDIRPELGDNLKELGKIATAFQELTNDEDIYISSISIDGYASPEGPHDFNILLSQNRAKAIASHIAKNFNYPESQIQSRGHAEDWNGLERLLQAWENPEKERALAILRSDADVETRQNKLAHLAAYRSMLNELYPQLRRNEYTFHYTIVPFTIERATRLIHTQPEKLSVEEMIAVTNCYPMYSEAFNECAGIAFKFYPEAPIARIYMAAIALHKNDTSMATAYLSHLLDDYRAWNLLGVCAALENNPTKASHYFHMAAEKGDTAAIANQKRLGSR